A stretch of DNA from Streptomyces venezuelae:
AAAGGTCGTTTCCGAACGACGCGGTCTCCGAAGTGAACCGGTCACCGGTGAGCTGCATTCCGTCGCCGGAGTCACCCGCAAAACGGATGATCACACGGTCGAGGCGGCGGATTTCCTTGCCACCGGGGCCCGCCGGCGTGCGCTGCCCGCCGACCACGGCCCCTCCTGCTCCGTCGGACTGCTCGGCTGGGCTACTGACCTGGCTGGTCACTGAACTGGACCTCCTTCGAGGCTGGCGCCCCAAGGCCAACCCTACGTCCGTAAGGATGACCTTCATCGGGTCGCTCATATTCTGGACGGCTTTTTGAGACGGCCGGTTCAATTTGCCAATAGCTGACAGAATGTCAGTTGATCAGGAATTCAGATAGGTGAGGACCGCCAGCACGCGCCGGTGATCCCCGTCACTCGGCGAGAGGCCGAGCTTCATGAAGATATTGCTGACATGCTTCTCGACCGCTCCATCGCTGACCACCAGCTGTTTCGCGATCGCGGAATTCGTGCGGCCTTCGGCCATCAGGGCCAGCACTTCGCTCTCACGGGGGGTCAGTCCCGCAAGAACATCCTGCTTCCGGCTGCGGCCCAGCAGCTGGGCCACCACCTCGGGGTCCAGCGCGGTACCGCCCCGGGCCACCCGCACCACAGCCTCGGTGAACTCGCGCACGTCGGCCACCCGGTCCTTCAGCAGATACCCCACCCCGGTGCTCGAACCGGCCAGGAGTTCGGTGGCGTACTGCTCCTCCACATACTGCGACAGGACCAGTACCCCGATGCCGGGATGGTCCCGGCGCAGCCGCACGGCCGCCCGTACCCCTTCGTCCGTATGCGTGGGGGGCATCCGGACATCCGCCACCACCACATCCGGCAGCGCCTTCTCGGCCGCCAGCCCGGCGACCGTCTTGAGCAGGGCTTCTGCGTCCCCGACGCCCGCAACGACGTCATGCCCCCGGTCGGTCAGCAGCCGGGTCAGGCCTTCACGGAGCAGCACTGAATCCTCGGCGATGACCACCCGCACCCTGTCTTCCACGTTTCAGCAGCTCCTGCGTGTACTCGTTTCCGGCATTGGCTGAGCCAAGCATCCCAGCCTCGCGTCCCGGACAGGGCCAGCCTTAAGCACGAGTGGAGATCCAGGTCGGAACGCCGCACACGGCCGGACAGGGGACGTCGCCGCACGGCGGTACGCACACGGAACCGGCCGGAGCCCGCAGGCCCGGCCGGTTCAAGGGACTGGGTGTCCCCGGTTGCCCGGTCGCCCGGTGGTCAGTCCCGCCAGGGCAACTCGGCGATCACGGTCGTCCCGCCGCCGGCCGGGGACTCCATGAGCAGGACGCCGTCCACCGCGCCCAGCCGCTCGCCCAGCCCCGCCAGGCCGCTGCCGGCCGAGGTGCTCGCCCCGCCCCGGCCGTCGTCCGCGACCTGGATCAGCAGCCGCTCGCCGGACTTCCACACGTCCACCGAGGCGGTCCGGGCCTGCGCGTGCTTGCTGATGTTCTGCAGCAGCTCGGAGACCGTGAAGTACGCGATCCCCTCGATCGCGGCGGCCGGCCGCGCGGGCAGCTCCACCGCCACCCGGACCGGCACCGTGCAGCGGGAGGCCACCGAGGACAGGGCGGCGTCCAGCCCGCGGTCGGTCAGCACCGCCGGGTGGATGCCGCGGGCCAGATCGCGCAGCTCCTGGAGGGCGATCTTCACCTCGCCGTGTGCCTCGTCGACCATCCGGGCGGCTGCCTTCGGGTCCTCGGTCAGCTTCTCCCTGGCGAGCCCCAGGTCCATGGCGAGGGCGACCAGCCGGGCCTGCGCGCCGTCGTGCAGATCGCGCTCGATCCGCCGCAGATCGGCGGCGGCGGTGTCGACCACGATCCCGCGGTCCGACTCCAGCTCGGTGACCCGGTGGGCCAGCCGGGACGGTCCGAGCAGGCCTGTGACCAGCAGTCCGTCCACGGTGACCAGCGCGCGGATCACATACGGGGTGACCAGGGTCAGGGCCAGCCCGGTCAGGCAGGTCAGGGTGACTCCCCCGAAACCGGCGAGGTGGAAGGTGTAGTCGTCGTTCTGGAACACCTGGAGTCCGGACTGCTCGGTGAAGACCGGGAAGACCCAGAACCACAGCGGGTAGAGCAGGAAGGCCCAGCCGTAGGTCCAGAGGACCAGCGCGAGGGTGGCGGCGAAGACCGCCCACGGGAAGTGGAGGAGGGAGTAGAGCAGATGCCGCCAGGCGCTGCCGCTTTTGAGCACGGCGCCCATCCAGGCGAGCACACCGTCCTTGCCGGTCCGTACGGGTTCGGGATCGGCGACGTCCAGGCGCAGCAGGTGCCGGGCCCGGGTGCGCTCGAAGGCTCCGAAGCCGCGGCACATGACGAGTGTCGCGGCGAGTACCGGGAGGCCGATGAAGGTGACGAGCAGGCCGGCGCCGAGGCTGATGCCGGTGATGGCGAGCGAAAAGTACAGGACGCTCAGGGGAAGCCCGAGCATCAGATAGCCGAACTCCCGCCAGGTCCGCCCCTCGACCGGCGCCCGCAACACCGCCGACCGCCGCGGCCCCCGCTCCACCGTCCCACTGCCGTTGCCCATGTCCCCGACCCCGTCCCGTCCTGTCGCATCCGACTACCCGTCGCCCCCCACCTTCCCCCGCCCCCACCCACCCCCTCCATGAGGCAGGTAGCCGTCCTCACCGGGGGGTTAACCCCACCCCGCTGGGGGGGGCGGAGCCTGGGGGAGGGGGTGCGGGCGGAGCCGGGAACGGGGCCGGGGGCGGAGCCCCAGGGGTGCGGGCGGAGCCCGGGTACGTCTACGGGGTCCGGGGCGGAGCCCCGGTTTCGGGAAGGGGCGGGGTGGGGAAATGGCCCCGCGCAGCGGAGCGGCGCCCCGGCCGCCCCGCCCCGCTCAGCCCCGGTCCCGCCAAGGCAGCTCCGCCGTCACCGTCGTCCCCCCGCCCTCCGGCGAGTCCAGCACGAACACCCCGTCCACCGCCCCCAACCGCTCCGCCAGCCCCGCCAGCCCGGTCCCACGGTCCAGCCGCGCCCCGCCCCGCCCGTCATCCGACACCCGGATCATCAGCCGCCCCCCACCAGCACCGGCACCAGCACCAGCACCCGAGCGCGAGCCCAAGCGCGAGCCCAAGCCGCCCGACGGAGCCGCCCACCACACCTCCACCGCCGCACTCCGCGCCCCCGCATGCTTGCTCACGTTCTGCAGCAGCTCCGACACCGTGAAGTACGCGATCCCCTCGATCGCCTCGGCCGGCCGCACCGCCAGGTCCACCTGCACCTTGACCGGCACCACGCACCGCGAGGCCACCGCCGACAACGCCGCGTCCAGCCCGCGGTCCGTCAGCACCGCCGGATGGATCCCGCGCGCCAGATCACGCAGCTCCTGCAGCGCCAGCTTCACTTCGCCGTGCGCCTCGTCGACCATCGCCGCCGCCGCGTCGGGGTCCTCCAGCAGCTTCTCCTTCGCCAGCCCGAGCCCCATCGCCAGCGCCACCAGCCGCGCCTGCGCCCCGTCGTGCAGGTCCCGCTCGATCCGCCGCAGGTCGGCCGCCGCCGTGTCGACCACGACCCCCCGGTCCGACTCCAGCTCGGCGATCCGCCGCTCCAGCTCGTCGGACGGCGCCAGCATGACCCGTACCATCGCCCGGTCCGCATCGGCCAGCATCCGGACCACATAGGGGAGTACCGGCCACAGGACGAACAGGCCGGTCAGCACCACCGTGAAGGTCAGAATCCCCCACGGCAGCCGGGCCAGCGAGTACAGCACGGTCCGCCAGGCCACCGGGTCCTTGATGCTCGTCCACAGCCAGGGGAAGAACCCGCCGGCCCGCTCCGGGGCGGGTATCGGCGTGGGTTCCTCCATGCGTACGCCGAGCAGCTCGCGCGCCCGGGTCCGTTCGAACCGTCCTGTCTGGCGGGACAGGTACAGTCCGCCGGCGAGCAGCGGCAGTCCGATCACGGTCACGGACAGTCCGCCGGCCGTTCCGATCATGAACACGGTGTAAACGAATCCGGTGATCGCCACAGGAAGGTTGGTCAGCAGGTACGCGATTTCCTTCCACGTGTCCACACTGAAGACAGGGCGCACGGGCGGTGGCCGGTCGTGGTCGGATGCCTGGATGTCGACGCTCATGCGGCACAGCCTGCCAACCCGCGTCCCGCCGGTGCCATGGGGTGCCCTTGTCTCAGTGAACGGGGGATAACCCCACCCCGTGTGAGGCAGGCCCTA
This window harbors:
- a CDS encoding response regulator transcription factor; the protein is MRVVIAEDSVLLREGLTRLLTDRGHDVVAGVGDAEALLKTVAGLAAEKALPDVVVADVRMPPTHTDEGVRAAVRLRRDHPGIGVLVLSQYVEEQYATELLAGSSTGVGYLLKDRVADVREFTEAVVRVARGGTALDPEVVAQLLGRSRKQDVLAGLTPRESEVLALMAEGRTNSAIAKQLVVSDGAVEKHVSNIFMKLGLSPSDGDHRRVLAVLTYLNS
- a CDS encoding sensor histidine kinase — protein: MGNGSGTVERGPRRSAVLRAPVEGRTWREFGYLMLGLPLSVLYFSLAITGISLGAGLLVTFIGLPVLAATLVMCRGFGAFERTRARHLLRLDVADPEPVRTGKDGVLAWMGAVLKSGSAWRHLLYSLLHFPWAVFAATLALVLWTYGWAFLLYPLWFWVFPVFTEQSGLQVFQNDDYTFHLAGFGGVTLTCLTGLALTLVTPYVIRALVTVDGLLVTGLLGPSRLAHRVTELESDRGIVVDTAAADLRRIERDLHDGAQARLVALAMDLGLAREKLTEDPKAAARMVDEAHGEVKIALQELRDLARGIHPAVLTDRGLDAALSSVASRCTVPVRVAVELPARPAAAIEGIAYFTVSELLQNISKHAQARTASVDVWKSGERLLIQVADDGRGGASTSAGSGLAGLGERLGAVDGVLLMESPAGGGTTVIAELPWRD
- a CDS encoding sensor histidine kinase, translated to MSVDIQASDHDRPPPVRPVFSVDTWKEIAYLLTNLPVAITGFVYTVFMIGTAGGLSVTVIGLPLLAGGLYLSRQTGRFERTRARELLGVRMEEPTPIPAPERAGGFFPWLWTSIKDPVAWRTVLYSLARLPWGILTFTVVLTGLFVLWPVLPYVVRMLADADRAMVRVMLAPSDELERRIAELESDRGVVVDTAAADLRRIERDLHDGAQARLVALAMGLGLAKEKLLEDPDAAAAMVDEAHGEVKLALQELRDLARGIHPAVLTDRGLDAALSAVASRCVVPVKVQVDLAVRPAEAIEGIAYFTVSELLQNVSKHAGARSAAVEVWWAAPSGGLGSRLGSRSGAGAGAGAGGGRLMIRVSDDGRGGARLDRGTGLAGLAERLGAVDGVFVLDSPEGGGTTVTAELPWRDRG